A single region of the Anguilla anguilla isolate fAngAng1 chromosome 17, fAngAng1.pri, whole genome shotgun sequence genome encodes:
- the LOC118216958 gene encoding protein cramped-like isoform X2 has protein sequence MVKRKKISSVPEEDENGMTTRLGAGSGDEGAKKLSRKLEGCDEEESGDQGKEERNTKTDGEEIPNPTPTGPSSSTPTLSTSASTLAGPRLDPQPQTLSTSVPQNQDQHHFLRSSVRPPSKRLRKDAIGSTINGHSNARGKGAENGAPGGVACGQSGAPAGSGGGGPKATLRTPGPAEKEEAAAAGSQKKARRQWESWSTEDKNTFFQGLYEHGKDFEAIQNNIALRYKKKGKPASMVKNKEQVRHFYYRTWHKISKYIDPANVYSRVLKKSSQELYGLICFAELRKKAGGLMDDKNAAKLNELIQYGVTTVRSKGRNLRIKAPMCRALKKLCDPDGVSDEEDQKPVRLPLKVPVELQPRSNHSWARVQSLAHNPRLRMVVELHRKVSSLIEFLKQKWAIQDQRIRKSLEEQEALESQERPPGGKRRGEELVLFPAESCTLTALPGVARVVHSKASCTVHWQESGRGRPGARDHPAAQILGLQGAPRVPGRQARAGAGETRRGDPAGAEGGTTDDAPAGGAEDKSGSSPSSLSTPLAPPPAGEGATEGAPTRPEGASGTGESAARDQGVGGAGVPAKEGPSPEPSLSPHKDPPSAGVSSSTNHCGAPSPGEPAPAAEAPPPAGCKDDAAPEPGGSEPRRGSAGGGAAGKEEVGGGGAGAGTGSRPAERIREEGWRSRGTENVTLAELYLMLGKPVKLQLEYEWVPVPPPDGPARPACSLPQHVLRCLLRLVSSEVNPKPVPELCSASTSPVKPSEEQSLTPPGKALAPGTRSPGYGRYNASVRGARLMSPGAGSSGIRNLPRSLLIPASDADGVLFTAPTALPPNSRHGKTFSPSREAERALRQQLASISQSDIFLPKQRTVRSRHPRKPLVVQRTLLPRTTGDAPQHVCSFSIMSNSSATGTGSFWPIKPSLPSASRPLLPETSTAGPAPASQLSSAIDLAAKSAGIIPSGASRERAGPALTPETASPDPGGGRPLPQDPAEVAVSNGLPPPSLSGESEPFLSPPSVVSLLDISLPGPPEEEEEEGLAGGEPATHIGDSIIELASGPSGYGPETSLSHGKINGSDKSPEGSPARNWMAWPTQDPQWDPGDSTDSSLGSLLLSLMTPDKERRLALTPGGPPSSGTSLLGPGLLDGSSRDSFHARGLADAGEGDSQFACMMSDSSVDYIARFNDLAQELSVNEAPLPPAGHGGSG, from the exons TTTGGACCCACAGCCCCAGACCCTTTCAACCTCCGTGCCCCAAAACCAAGATCAACATCATTTCCTAAGGTCCAGCGTACGACCTCCAAGCAAACGGCTGCGAAAGGATGCCATTGGTTCGACTATCAATGGTCATAGCAACGCGAGGGGGAAAG GAGCAGAGAACGGGGCCcccgggggcgtggcctgcggACAGTCGGGGGCCCCGGCCggctcggggggcgggggccccaAGGCGACCCTGCGGACCCCGGGGCCTGCCGAgaaggaggaggcggcggcggcgggcagTCAGAAGAAGGCGAGGAGGCAGTGGGAGTCCTGGAGCACCGAGGACAAGAACACCTTCTTCCAGGGGCTCTACGAG CATGGCAAGGACTTCGAGGCCATTCAGAACAACATCGCGCTGAGGTACAAGAAGAAGGGCAAGCCGGCCAGCATGGTGAAGAACAAGGAGCAGGTCCGCCACTTCTACTACCGCACCTGGCACAAGATCTCCAAGTACATCGACCCCGCCAACG TCTACTCCAGAGTGCTGAAGAAGTCCTCTCAGGAGCTGTATGGACTCATCTGCTTTGCAGAGCTCAGAAAGAAGGCTGGCGGCT TGATGGACGACAAGAACGCCGCCAAGCTCAATGAGCTCATTCAGTACGG GGTGACCACCGTGAGGTCCAAGGGGAGGAACCTGCGGATTAAAGCGCCCATGTGCCGGGCACTCAAGAAGCTCTGCGATCCGGACG GCGTCAGCGACGAGGAGGACCAGAAGCCGGTGAGGCTGCCCCTGAAGGTGCCCGTCGAGCTGCAGCCCCGCAGCAACCACTCCTGGGCCCGGGTCCAGAGTCTGGCACACAACCCCCGCCTCAG GATGGTGGTGGAGCTTCACAGGAAGGTGTCCAGCCTGATCGAGTTCCTCAAGCAGAAGTGGGCCATCCAGGACCAGCGGATC AGGAAGagcctggaggagcaggaggccctGGAGAGCCAGGAGAGGCCCCCTGGGGgtaagaggaggggggaggagctggtGCTGTTCCCGGCTGAGAGCTGCACTCTGACGGCGCTGCCGGGCGTGGCCCGCGTGGTGCACTCCAAGGCCTCCTGCACCGTGCACTGGCAGGAGAGCGGGAGGGGCCGCCCGGGCGCGCGGGACCACCCCGCCGCTCAGATCCTGGGCCTCCAGGGGGCCCCGCGGGTCCCGGGCAGGCAGGCGCGCGCGGGAGCGGGGGAGACGCGGCGCGGGGACCCGgccggggcggagggggggacGACGGACGACGCCCCCGCGGGAGGGGCTGAGGACAAAAGCGGCTCCTCCCCGTCTTCGCTAAGCACgcctctggctccgccccctgctggtgaaggAGCGACAGAGGGGGCTCCCACCCGCCCGGAGGGGGCGAGCGGCACAGGGGAGTCGGCGGCGCGGgaccagggggtggggggcgcgggggtgCCGGCGAAAGAAGGACCGTCGCCAGAGCCGAGCCTCTCGCCTCACAAAGACCCGCCTTCTGCCGGGGTCTCCAGCTCAACCAATCACTGCGGGGCTCCGTCTCCGGGGGAACCGGCGCCTGCGgcagaggctccgcccccggccgGCTGTAAAGACGATGCGGCTCCTGAGCCAGGCGGCTCGGAGCCCAGGCGCGGCAGCGCGGgaggaggggctgctgggaaggaGGAGGTCGGcggaggcggggcgggggcggggacggggagCCGCCCGGCCGAGCGGATTCGGGAGGAGGGCTGGAGGTCCCGCGGCACGGAGAACGTCACCCTGGCTGAGCTCTACCTCATGCTGGGGAAACCGGTGAAGCTGCAGCTGGAGTACGAGTGGGTGCCCGTGCCCCCCCCCgacggccccgcccgccccgcctgCTCCCTCCCCCAGCACGTCCTGCGCTGTCTGCTGCGCCTCGTCTCCTCCGAGGTCAACCCCAAACCG gtCCCAGAGCTGTGCTCTGCCTCCACCTCCCCGGTGAAGCCCTCGGAGGAGCAGTCCCTCACCCCCCCGGGGAAGGCTCTGGCGCCAGGCACCCGCAGCCCCGGTTACGGTCGCTACAACGCCTCCGTCCGCGGCGCCAGGCTGATGTCACCTGGGGCCGGCTCCTCAG gcATCCGGAACCTTCCGCGCTCCCTGCTGATCCCCGCGAGCGACGCGGACGGCGTCCTCTTCACCGCGCCCACCGCCCTGCCCCCCAACAGCCGCCACGGCAAGACGTTCTCCCCCAGCAGGGAGGCGGAGCGGGCCCTGCGGCAGCAGCTGGCGTCCATCAGC CAGTCCGACATTTTCCTCCCCAAGCAAAGGACGGTCAGGAGCCGACACCCGCGCAAGCCGCTCGTGGTTCAG AGAACGCTGCTCCCGCGGACCACCGGAGACGCCCCGCAACACGTCTGCTCTTTCTCCATCATGTCCAACTCTTCCGCCACAG GCACTGGCTCCTTCTGGCCAATCAAGCCTTCCCTGCCCTCCGCGTCCCGCCCCCTCCTTCCCGAAACCTCCacggccggccccgcccctgccagCCAGCTCTCCA GTGCCATAGACTTGGCGGCCAAGTCGGCGGGCATCATTCCGAGCGGCGCCTCTCGGGAGCGGGCGGGGCCCGCCCTCACCCCGGAAACCGCGTCTCCCGACCCAGGGGGGGGACGGCCGCTCCCCCAGGACCCCGCGGAG GTTGCTGTTAGCAACGGGCTCCCGCCCCCGTCCCTGTCGGGGGAGTCGGAGCCGTTCCTCTCCCCGCCCAGCGTGGTGTCTCTCCTGGACATCTCCCTCCCGGGCCcccccgaggaggaggaggaggaggggctggcgGGGGGCGAGCCGGCCACCCACATCGGCGACTCCATCATCGAGCTGGCCAGCGGGCCGTCCGGCTACG GTCCCGAGACCTCCCTCTCCCACGGCAAGATCAACGGCAGCGATAAGTCCCCCGAGGGCAGCCCCGCCCGAAATTGGATGGCGTGGCCGACTCAAGACCCGCAGTGGGACCCCGGCGACTCCACAGACTCCTCATTGGGCAGCCTCCTGT TGAGCCTGATGACTCCGGATAAGGAGCGGCGGTTGGCGCTGACCCCGGGGGGCCCCCCCTCCAGCGGGACGTCCCTCCTGGGCCCCGGGCTCCTGGACGGCAGCTCCCGCGACTCGTTCCACGCCCGCGGCCTGGCCGACGCGGGAGAG GGGGACTCCCAGTTCGCCTGCATGATGAGCGACAGCAGCGTGGACTACATCGCCCGCTTCAACGATTTGGCGCAGGAGCTGTCCGTCAACGAGgcgcccctccctcccgccggTCACGGGGGCTCGGgctga
- the LOC118216958 gene encoding protein cramped-like isoform X1, translating to MVKRKKISSVPEEDENGMTTRLGAGSGDEGAKKLSRKLEGCDEEESGDQGKEERNTKTDGEEIPNPTPTGPSSSTPTLSTSASTLAGPRLDPQPQTLSTSVPQNQDQHHFLRSSVRPPSKRLRKDAIGSTINGHSNARGKGAENGAPGGVACGQSGAPAGSGGGGPKATLRTPGPAEKEEAAAAGSQKKARRQWESWSTEDKNTFFQGLYEHGKDFEAIQNNIALRYKKKGKPASMVKNKEQVRHFYYRTWHKISKYIDPANVYSRVLKKSSQELYGLICFAELRKKAGGLMDDKNAAKLNELIQYGVTTVRSKGRNLRIKAPMCRALKKLCDPDGVSDEEDQKPVRLPLKVPVELQPRSNHSWARVQSLAHNPRLRMVVELHRKVSSLIEFLKQKWAIQDQRIRKSLEEQEALESQERPPGGKRRGEELVLFPAESCTLTALPGVARVVHSKASCTVHWQESGRGRPGARDHPAAQILGLQGAPRVPGRQARAGAGETRRGDPAGAEGGTTDDAPAGGAEDKSGSSPSSLSTPLAPPPAGEGATEGAPTRPEGASGTGESAARDQGVGGAGVPAKEGPSPEPSLSPHKDPPSAGVSSSTNHCGAPSPGEPAPAAEAPPPAGCKDDAAPEPGGSEPRRGSAGGGAAGKEEVGGGGAGAGTGSRPAERIREEGWRSRGTENVTLAELYLMLGKPVKLQLEYEWVPVPPPDGPARPACSLPQHVLRCLLRLVSSEVNPKPVPELCSASTSPVKPSEEQSLTPPGKALAPGTRSPGYGRYNASVRGARLMSPGAGSSGIRNLPRSLLIPASDADGVLFTAPTALPPNSRHGKTFSPSREAERALRQQLASISKQSDIFLPKQRTVRSRHPRKPLVVQRTLLPRTTGDAPQHVCSFSIMSNSSATGTGSFWPIKPSLPSASRPLLPETSTAGPAPASQLSSAIDLAAKSAGIIPSGASRERAGPALTPETASPDPGGGRPLPQDPAEVAVSNGLPPPSLSGESEPFLSPPSVVSLLDISLPGPPEEEEEEGLAGGEPATHIGDSIIELASGPSGYGPETSLSHGKINGSDKSPEGSPARNWMAWPTQDPQWDPGDSTDSSLGSLLLSLMTPDKERRLALTPGGPPSSGTSLLGPGLLDGSSRDSFHARGLADAGEGDSQFACMMSDSSVDYIARFNDLAQELSVNEAPLPPAGHGGSG from the exons TTTGGACCCACAGCCCCAGACCCTTTCAACCTCCGTGCCCCAAAACCAAGATCAACATCATTTCCTAAGGTCCAGCGTACGACCTCCAAGCAAACGGCTGCGAAAGGATGCCATTGGTTCGACTATCAATGGTCATAGCAACGCGAGGGGGAAAG GAGCAGAGAACGGGGCCcccgggggcgtggcctgcggACAGTCGGGGGCCCCGGCCggctcggggggcgggggccccaAGGCGACCCTGCGGACCCCGGGGCCTGCCGAgaaggaggaggcggcggcggcgggcagTCAGAAGAAGGCGAGGAGGCAGTGGGAGTCCTGGAGCACCGAGGACAAGAACACCTTCTTCCAGGGGCTCTACGAG CATGGCAAGGACTTCGAGGCCATTCAGAACAACATCGCGCTGAGGTACAAGAAGAAGGGCAAGCCGGCCAGCATGGTGAAGAACAAGGAGCAGGTCCGCCACTTCTACTACCGCACCTGGCACAAGATCTCCAAGTACATCGACCCCGCCAACG TCTACTCCAGAGTGCTGAAGAAGTCCTCTCAGGAGCTGTATGGACTCATCTGCTTTGCAGAGCTCAGAAAGAAGGCTGGCGGCT TGATGGACGACAAGAACGCCGCCAAGCTCAATGAGCTCATTCAGTACGG GGTGACCACCGTGAGGTCCAAGGGGAGGAACCTGCGGATTAAAGCGCCCATGTGCCGGGCACTCAAGAAGCTCTGCGATCCGGACG GCGTCAGCGACGAGGAGGACCAGAAGCCGGTGAGGCTGCCCCTGAAGGTGCCCGTCGAGCTGCAGCCCCGCAGCAACCACTCCTGGGCCCGGGTCCAGAGTCTGGCACACAACCCCCGCCTCAG GATGGTGGTGGAGCTTCACAGGAAGGTGTCCAGCCTGATCGAGTTCCTCAAGCAGAAGTGGGCCATCCAGGACCAGCGGATC AGGAAGagcctggaggagcaggaggccctGGAGAGCCAGGAGAGGCCCCCTGGGGgtaagaggaggggggaggagctggtGCTGTTCCCGGCTGAGAGCTGCACTCTGACGGCGCTGCCGGGCGTGGCCCGCGTGGTGCACTCCAAGGCCTCCTGCACCGTGCACTGGCAGGAGAGCGGGAGGGGCCGCCCGGGCGCGCGGGACCACCCCGCCGCTCAGATCCTGGGCCTCCAGGGGGCCCCGCGGGTCCCGGGCAGGCAGGCGCGCGCGGGAGCGGGGGAGACGCGGCGCGGGGACCCGgccggggcggagggggggacGACGGACGACGCCCCCGCGGGAGGGGCTGAGGACAAAAGCGGCTCCTCCCCGTCTTCGCTAAGCACgcctctggctccgccccctgctggtgaaggAGCGACAGAGGGGGCTCCCACCCGCCCGGAGGGGGCGAGCGGCACAGGGGAGTCGGCGGCGCGGgaccagggggtggggggcgcgggggtgCCGGCGAAAGAAGGACCGTCGCCAGAGCCGAGCCTCTCGCCTCACAAAGACCCGCCTTCTGCCGGGGTCTCCAGCTCAACCAATCACTGCGGGGCTCCGTCTCCGGGGGAACCGGCGCCTGCGgcagaggctccgcccccggccgGCTGTAAAGACGATGCGGCTCCTGAGCCAGGCGGCTCGGAGCCCAGGCGCGGCAGCGCGGgaggaggggctgctgggaaggaGGAGGTCGGcggaggcggggcgggggcggggacggggagCCGCCCGGCCGAGCGGATTCGGGAGGAGGGCTGGAGGTCCCGCGGCACGGAGAACGTCACCCTGGCTGAGCTCTACCTCATGCTGGGGAAACCGGTGAAGCTGCAGCTGGAGTACGAGTGGGTGCCCGTGCCCCCCCCCgacggccccgcccgccccgcctgCTCCCTCCCCCAGCACGTCCTGCGCTGTCTGCTGCGCCTCGTCTCCTCCGAGGTCAACCCCAAACCG gtCCCAGAGCTGTGCTCTGCCTCCACCTCCCCGGTGAAGCCCTCGGAGGAGCAGTCCCTCACCCCCCCGGGGAAGGCTCTGGCGCCAGGCACCCGCAGCCCCGGTTACGGTCGCTACAACGCCTCCGTCCGCGGCGCCAGGCTGATGTCACCTGGGGCCGGCTCCTCAG gcATCCGGAACCTTCCGCGCTCCCTGCTGATCCCCGCGAGCGACGCGGACGGCGTCCTCTTCACCGCGCCCACCGCCCTGCCCCCCAACAGCCGCCACGGCAAGACGTTCTCCCCCAGCAGGGAGGCGGAGCGGGCCCTGCGGCAGCAGCTGGCGTCCATCAGC AAGCAGTCCGACATTTTCCTCCCCAAGCAAAGGACGGTCAGGAGCCGACACCCGCGCAAGCCGCTCGTGGTTCAG AGAACGCTGCTCCCGCGGACCACCGGAGACGCCCCGCAACACGTCTGCTCTTTCTCCATCATGTCCAACTCTTCCGCCACAG GCACTGGCTCCTTCTGGCCAATCAAGCCTTCCCTGCCCTCCGCGTCCCGCCCCCTCCTTCCCGAAACCTCCacggccggccccgcccctgccagCCAGCTCTCCA GTGCCATAGACTTGGCGGCCAAGTCGGCGGGCATCATTCCGAGCGGCGCCTCTCGGGAGCGGGCGGGGCCCGCCCTCACCCCGGAAACCGCGTCTCCCGACCCAGGGGGGGGACGGCCGCTCCCCCAGGACCCCGCGGAG GTTGCTGTTAGCAACGGGCTCCCGCCCCCGTCCCTGTCGGGGGAGTCGGAGCCGTTCCTCTCCCCGCCCAGCGTGGTGTCTCTCCTGGACATCTCCCTCCCGGGCCcccccgaggaggaggaggaggaggggctggcgGGGGGCGAGCCGGCCACCCACATCGGCGACTCCATCATCGAGCTGGCCAGCGGGCCGTCCGGCTACG GTCCCGAGACCTCCCTCTCCCACGGCAAGATCAACGGCAGCGATAAGTCCCCCGAGGGCAGCCCCGCCCGAAATTGGATGGCGTGGCCGACTCAAGACCCGCAGTGGGACCCCGGCGACTCCACAGACTCCTCATTGGGCAGCCTCCTGT TGAGCCTGATGACTCCGGATAAGGAGCGGCGGTTGGCGCTGACCCCGGGGGGCCCCCCCTCCAGCGGGACGTCCCTCCTGGGCCCCGGGCTCCTGGACGGCAGCTCCCGCGACTCGTTCCACGCCCGCGGCCTGGCCGACGCGGGAGAG GGGGACTCCCAGTTCGCCTGCATGATGAGCGACAGCAGCGTGGACTACATCGCCCGCTTCAACGATTTGGCGCAGGAGCTGTCCGTCAACGAGgcgcccctccctcccgccggTCACGGGGGCTCGGgctga
- the LOC118216958 gene encoding protein cramped-like isoform X3, translated as MVKRKKISSVPEEDENGMTTRLGAGSGDEGAKKLSRKLEGCDEEESGDQGKEERNTKTDGEEIPNPTPTGPSSSTPTLSTSASTLAGPRLDPQPQTLSTSVPQNQDQHHFLRSSVRPPSKRLRKDAIGSTINGHSNARGKGAENGAPGGVACGQSGAPAGSGGGGPKATLRTPGPAEKEEAAAAGSQKKARRQWESWSTEDKNTFFQGLYEHGKDFEAIQNNIALRYKKKGKPASMVKNKEQVRHFYYRTWHKISKYIDPANVYSRVLKKSSQELYGLICFAELRKKAGGLMDDKNAAKLNELIQYGVTTVRSKGRNLRIKAPMCRALKKLCDPDGVSDEEDQKPVRLPLKVPVELQPRSNHSWARVQSLAHNPRLRMVVELHRKVSSLIEFLKQKWAIQDQRIRKSLEEQEALESQERPPGGKRRGEELVLFPAESCTLTALPGVARVVHSKASCTVHWQESGRGRPGARDHPAAQILGLQGAPRVPGRQARAGAGETRRGDPAGAEGGTTDDAPAGGAEDKSGSSPSSLSTPLAPPPAGEGATEGAPTRPEGASGTGESAARDQGVGGAGVPAKEGPSPEPSLSPHKDPPSAGVSSSTNHCGAPSPGEPAPAAEAPPPAGCKDDAAPEPGGSEPRRGSAGGGAAGKEEVGGGGAGAGTGSRPAERIREEGWRSRGTENVTLAELYLMLGKPVKLQLEYEWVPVPPPDGPARPACSLPQHVLRCLLRLVSSEVNPKPVPELCSASTSPVKPSEEQSLTPPGKALAPGTRSPGYGRYNASVRGARLMSPGAGSSGIRNLPRSLLIPASDADGVLFTAPTALPPNSRHGKTFSPSREAERALRQQLASISSDIFLPKQRTVRSRHPRKPLVVQRTLLPRTTGDAPQHVCSFSIMSNSSATGTGSFWPIKPSLPSASRPLLPETSTAGPAPASQLSSAIDLAAKSAGIIPSGASRERAGPALTPETASPDPGGGRPLPQDPAEVAVSNGLPPPSLSGESEPFLSPPSVVSLLDISLPGPPEEEEEEGLAGGEPATHIGDSIIELASGPSGYGPETSLSHGKINGSDKSPEGSPARNWMAWPTQDPQWDPGDSTDSSLGSLLLSLMTPDKERRLALTPGGPPSSGTSLLGPGLLDGSSRDSFHARGLADAGEGDSQFACMMSDSSVDYIARFNDLAQELSVNEAPLPPAGHGGSG; from the exons TTTGGACCCACAGCCCCAGACCCTTTCAACCTCCGTGCCCCAAAACCAAGATCAACATCATTTCCTAAGGTCCAGCGTACGACCTCCAAGCAAACGGCTGCGAAAGGATGCCATTGGTTCGACTATCAATGGTCATAGCAACGCGAGGGGGAAAG GAGCAGAGAACGGGGCCcccgggggcgtggcctgcggACAGTCGGGGGCCCCGGCCggctcggggggcgggggccccaAGGCGACCCTGCGGACCCCGGGGCCTGCCGAgaaggaggaggcggcggcggcgggcagTCAGAAGAAGGCGAGGAGGCAGTGGGAGTCCTGGAGCACCGAGGACAAGAACACCTTCTTCCAGGGGCTCTACGAG CATGGCAAGGACTTCGAGGCCATTCAGAACAACATCGCGCTGAGGTACAAGAAGAAGGGCAAGCCGGCCAGCATGGTGAAGAACAAGGAGCAGGTCCGCCACTTCTACTACCGCACCTGGCACAAGATCTCCAAGTACATCGACCCCGCCAACG TCTACTCCAGAGTGCTGAAGAAGTCCTCTCAGGAGCTGTATGGACTCATCTGCTTTGCAGAGCTCAGAAAGAAGGCTGGCGGCT TGATGGACGACAAGAACGCCGCCAAGCTCAATGAGCTCATTCAGTACGG GGTGACCACCGTGAGGTCCAAGGGGAGGAACCTGCGGATTAAAGCGCCCATGTGCCGGGCACTCAAGAAGCTCTGCGATCCGGACG GCGTCAGCGACGAGGAGGACCAGAAGCCGGTGAGGCTGCCCCTGAAGGTGCCCGTCGAGCTGCAGCCCCGCAGCAACCACTCCTGGGCCCGGGTCCAGAGTCTGGCACACAACCCCCGCCTCAG GATGGTGGTGGAGCTTCACAGGAAGGTGTCCAGCCTGATCGAGTTCCTCAAGCAGAAGTGGGCCATCCAGGACCAGCGGATC AGGAAGagcctggaggagcaggaggccctGGAGAGCCAGGAGAGGCCCCCTGGGGgtaagaggaggggggaggagctggtGCTGTTCCCGGCTGAGAGCTGCACTCTGACGGCGCTGCCGGGCGTGGCCCGCGTGGTGCACTCCAAGGCCTCCTGCACCGTGCACTGGCAGGAGAGCGGGAGGGGCCGCCCGGGCGCGCGGGACCACCCCGCCGCTCAGATCCTGGGCCTCCAGGGGGCCCCGCGGGTCCCGGGCAGGCAGGCGCGCGCGGGAGCGGGGGAGACGCGGCGCGGGGACCCGgccggggcggagggggggacGACGGACGACGCCCCCGCGGGAGGGGCTGAGGACAAAAGCGGCTCCTCCCCGTCTTCGCTAAGCACgcctctggctccgccccctgctggtgaaggAGCGACAGAGGGGGCTCCCACCCGCCCGGAGGGGGCGAGCGGCACAGGGGAGTCGGCGGCGCGGgaccagggggtggggggcgcgggggtgCCGGCGAAAGAAGGACCGTCGCCAGAGCCGAGCCTCTCGCCTCACAAAGACCCGCCTTCTGCCGGGGTCTCCAGCTCAACCAATCACTGCGGGGCTCCGTCTCCGGGGGAACCGGCGCCTGCGgcagaggctccgcccccggccgGCTGTAAAGACGATGCGGCTCCTGAGCCAGGCGGCTCGGAGCCCAGGCGCGGCAGCGCGGgaggaggggctgctgggaaggaGGAGGTCGGcggaggcggggcgggggcggggacggggagCCGCCCGGCCGAGCGGATTCGGGAGGAGGGCTGGAGGTCCCGCGGCACGGAGAACGTCACCCTGGCTGAGCTCTACCTCATGCTGGGGAAACCGGTGAAGCTGCAGCTGGAGTACGAGTGGGTGCCCGTGCCCCCCCCCgacggccccgcccgccccgcctgCTCCCTCCCCCAGCACGTCCTGCGCTGTCTGCTGCGCCTCGTCTCCTCCGAGGTCAACCCCAAACCG gtCCCAGAGCTGTGCTCTGCCTCCACCTCCCCGGTGAAGCCCTCGGAGGAGCAGTCCCTCACCCCCCCGGGGAAGGCTCTGGCGCCAGGCACCCGCAGCCCCGGTTACGGTCGCTACAACGCCTCCGTCCGCGGCGCCAGGCTGATGTCACCTGGGGCCGGCTCCTCAG gcATCCGGAACCTTCCGCGCTCCCTGCTGATCCCCGCGAGCGACGCGGACGGCGTCCTCTTCACCGCGCCCACCGCCCTGCCCCCCAACAGCCGCCACGGCAAGACGTTCTCCCCCAGCAGGGAGGCGGAGCGGGCCCTGCGGCAGCAGCTGGCGTCCATCAGC TCCGACATTTTCCTCCCCAAGCAAAGGACGGTCAGGAGCCGACACCCGCGCAAGCCGCTCGTGGTTCAG AGAACGCTGCTCCCGCGGACCACCGGAGACGCCCCGCAACACGTCTGCTCTTTCTCCATCATGTCCAACTCTTCCGCCACAG GCACTGGCTCCTTCTGGCCAATCAAGCCTTCCCTGCCCTCCGCGTCCCGCCCCCTCCTTCCCGAAACCTCCacggccggccccgcccctgccagCCAGCTCTCCA GTGCCATAGACTTGGCGGCCAAGTCGGCGGGCATCATTCCGAGCGGCGCCTCTCGGGAGCGGGCGGGGCCCGCCCTCACCCCGGAAACCGCGTCTCCCGACCCAGGGGGGGGACGGCCGCTCCCCCAGGACCCCGCGGAG GTTGCTGTTAGCAACGGGCTCCCGCCCCCGTCCCTGTCGGGGGAGTCGGAGCCGTTCCTCTCCCCGCCCAGCGTGGTGTCTCTCCTGGACATCTCCCTCCCGGGCCcccccgaggaggaggaggaggaggggctggcgGGGGGCGAGCCGGCCACCCACATCGGCGACTCCATCATCGAGCTGGCCAGCGGGCCGTCCGGCTACG GTCCCGAGACCTCCCTCTCCCACGGCAAGATCAACGGCAGCGATAAGTCCCCCGAGGGCAGCCCCGCCCGAAATTGGATGGCGTGGCCGACTCAAGACCCGCAGTGGGACCCCGGCGACTCCACAGACTCCTCATTGGGCAGCCTCCTGT TGAGCCTGATGACTCCGGATAAGGAGCGGCGGTTGGCGCTGACCCCGGGGGGCCCCCCCTCCAGCGGGACGTCCCTCCTGGGCCCCGGGCTCCTGGACGGCAGCTCCCGCGACTCGTTCCACGCCCGCGGCCTGGCCGACGCGGGAGAG GGGGACTCCCAGTTCGCCTGCATGATGAGCGACAGCAGCGTGGACTACATCGCCCGCTTCAACGATTTGGCGCAGGAGCTGTCCGTCAACGAGgcgcccctccctcccgccggTCACGGGGGCTCGGgctga